From the Phycisphaeraceae bacterium genome, one window contains:
- a CDS encoding bL35 family ribosomal protein encodes MKTHKGLLKRVKITAKGRVKFRPVGTSHLNSGLTGEQMRKRRQQNFAKKGDIKRLSKMLHQPVRSIEYIEQADADRVREKAKASGDSK; translated from the coding sequence ATGAAGACACATAAAGGCCTCCTCAAGCGTGTGAAAATCACCGCCAAAGGACGCGTGAAGTTCCGACCCGTCGGCACCTCGCATCTCAACTCCGGCCTCACCGGCGAGCAGATGCGAAAGCGCCGTCAGCAGAACTTTGCCAAAAAAGGCGACATTAAACGCCTCTCCAAGATGCTCCACCAGCCGGTCCGCTCCATCGAGTACATCGAGCAGGCTGATGCCGACAGGGTCCGTGAAAAGGCCAAAGCCAGCGGAGATTCCAAGTAA
- a CDS encoding oligosaccharide flippase family protein, with the protein MPDNPAQSAPIEPADSWSRRTKDRLTELPGMYILKGGGLRAAALKGSIWSVAGAAVAILLRLGSNLALAWMLFPEAFGLAQLISVVITGLQMFSDVGIGPAITQNRRGDDPIFLNTAWTIQIIRGVILSLISMVLAWPMAIFFNEPMLAQLIPVAGLTAMAAGFQSTAVHRATRHLQIGRLTAFQLVGQLAGAIAMVTWALVDRSVWALVAGPLIGVSISSALSFIMLKGHPHRLVINREALSELTKFGKWIFASTVVTFFGLTADRIVLGKLVDPGTLGVYGIALGLVMMCVQLVTRIDRGVFFPAFAKAQGDHQRLADMVNQVRLPLLFGSGLITFLAIVLAKPVITLLYDDRYLEAGAMAQILALLIFIQVSESNLGSLLLSLGRSRALFAGNLIKILTFAAFVLPAHQLVGTVGVIAALILSDIARHAVTTTLAIRARVLDLRMDIALQLLTLSATMALVLLLTVDPSLLAETNAPSIFLAATLTTLAAYALTIPMVIYPIIRKRRNRPPDSSCS; encoded by the coding sequence ATGCCCGATAACCCCGCACAATCCGCCCCCATCGAGCCTGCGGACTCATGGTCTCGCCGAACCAAGGACCGTCTCACCGAGCTGCCGGGCATGTATATCCTCAAAGGCGGGGGCCTCCGTGCCGCCGCCCTCAAAGGTTCCATCTGGTCCGTCGCGGGTGCAGCCGTTGCCATATTGCTCCGACTCGGCTCCAACCTTGCCCTCGCCTGGATGCTCTTCCCAGAGGCCTTCGGTCTCGCCCAGCTCATCAGCGTCGTCATCACCGGACTTCAGATGTTTTCCGACGTAGGCATCGGACCCGCCATCACCCAGAACCGCCGCGGTGACGATCCCATTTTCCTCAATACCGCCTGGACCATCCAGATCATCCGCGGCGTCATCCTGTCCCTCATCTCAATGGTCCTGGCCTGGCCTATGGCCATCTTCTTCAACGAGCCCATGCTGGCTCAGCTTATCCCCGTCGCAGGGCTAACTGCCATGGCCGCCGGATTCCAGTCCACCGCGGTACACCGGGCGACCCGCCACCTCCAGATCGGTCGCCTGACCGCCTTCCAGCTCGTCGGGCAGCTCGCCGGTGCCATCGCCATGGTCACCTGGGCTCTGGTGGATCGCTCAGTCTGGGCTCTGGTTGCAGGCCCGCTCATCGGCGTGTCCATCAGCTCGGCCCTGAGCTTCATCATGCTCAAAGGACACCCTCACAGACTTGTCATCAACCGCGAAGCCCTCAGTGAACTCACGAAGTTCGGGAAATGGATCTTCGCCAGCACCGTCGTCACATTCTTCGGCCTTACCGCCGATCGCATCGTCCTGGGCAAACTCGTCGACCCCGGCACCCTGGGCGTCTATGGCATCGCCCTGGGTCTTGTGATGATGTGTGTCCAGCTAGTTACCCGTATCGATCGTGGGGTCTTCTTCCCAGCTTTCGCCAAAGCCCAGGGCGACCACCAGCGTCTGGCCGACATGGTCAACCAGGTCCGCTTGCCCCTGCTCTTCGGCTCCGGACTCATCACCTTCCTGGCGATCGTCCTCGCTAAGCCCGTGATTACCCTCCTCTACGACGATCGATACCTCGAGGCCGGAGCGATGGCCCAAATCCTCGCGTTGCTGATCTTCATCCAGGTCAGCGAAAGCAACCTTGGTTCACTCCTGCTTTCCCTAGGCCGAAGTCGCGCCCTTTTCGCTGGCAACCTGATAAAAATCCTCACCTTTGCCGCTTTCGTCCTCCCCGCTCATCAACTGGTAGGCACCGTTGGCGTCATCGCCGCCCTCATCCTCTCTGACATCGCCCGACACGCCGTCACGACCACGCTTGCCATCCGTGCCCGCGTCCTCGACCTTCGAATGGACATCGCTCTCCAACTCCTGACACTCTCGGCCACCATGGCCCTCGTCCTTCTGCTCACAGTTGATCCCTCACTCCTCGCCGAAACGAACGCCCCCTCAATTTTCCTGGCCGCCACCCTCACCACACTCGCCGCCTATGCCCTCACCATCCCGATGGTGATCTATCCAATCATCCGAAAACGTCGAAACAGGCCACCAGATTCCAGCTGTTCCTGA